A window of the Carassius gibelio isolate Cgi1373 ecotype wild population from Czech Republic chromosome B16, carGib1.2-hapl.c, whole genome shotgun sequence genome harbors these coding sequences:
- the trip13 gene encoding pachytene checkpoint protein 2 homolog has translation MDISDHHMSDVAIIRPEVHIEVNVKSQSTVKRSEVRTHVLSLLDRHSTVLASYRWTEFDDEFLTRNVESVALADLTGPKLVDLKAHNLCIHIFSLNDDSPSTLALEEEEELSAANHWLLPAAEFHGIWESLIYEEGIKTQLLDYVSTMIFFSDRNVDSNLIAWNRVVLLHGPPGTGKTSLCKGLAQKLSIRLSDRYAHSQFVEINSHSLFSKWFSESGKLVTKMFQKIQELIDDKDALVFVLIDEVESLTAARSAAQAGTEPSDAIRVVNSVLTQLDQIKRHPNVVILTTSNVTEKIDLAFVDRADIKQYIGPPSASAIFHIYLSCLEELMKRHIIYPRQQLLSLEELGTMNFMESDVTRLSLTLRNLAQRSVGLSGRALRKTPFLAHALYGKSSAMTVEVFLKAMERAVDKQRQEQASLVNCV, from the exons ATGGACATTTCTGACCATCACATGTCCGATGTCGCCATCATCCGCCCTGAAGTGCACATAGAAGTAAACGTCAAATCTCAGAG CACAGTGAAGAGGTCAGAGGTGAGGACGCATGTGTTGTCTCTGCTGGATCGACACAGCACTGTTTTAGCCTCCTACAGATGGACAGAGTTTGATGATGAATTTCTAACCAGAAATGTGGAGTCGGTCGCTTTGGCAGATTTAACCGGTCCAAAA CTTGTGGATCTGAAGGCTCACAACCTTTGTATCCATATCTTCTCTCTGAATGATGACAGTCCCAGCACGCTTGCTctagaagaggaggaggagctcTCTGCTGCCAATCATTGGCTCCTCCCAGCAG CTGAGTTTCATGGCATTTGGGAAAGCTTGATTTATGAGGAAGGCATCAAAACACAA CTCTTGGATTATGTTTCCACGATGATTTTCTTCTCTGACAGAAATGTGGACAGCAATTTGATCGCCTGGAATCGTGTGGTGTTACTTCACG GGCCACCTGGCACAGGGAAGACGTCTCTGTGTAAAGGACTCGCCCAGAAGCTCTCCATCAGACTGTCTGACAG GTATGCACACAGCCAGTTCGTGGAGATTAACAGCCACAGTCTCTTCTCCAAGTGGTTCTCCGAG AGCGGGAAACTGGTCACAAAGATGTTTCAGAAGATCCAGGAGCTCATCGATGATAAAGACGCCCTGGTGTTTGTCCTGATCGATGAG GTGGAGAGCCTCACAGCCGCACGCAGCGCCGCTCAAGCAGGAACAGAGCCGTCTGACGCTATCAGGGTGGTCAATTCAGTGCTGACCCAGCTCGACCAGATCAAACG GCACCCGAATGTCGTGATCCTCACCACATCCAACGTCACGGAGAAGATCGATCTGGCCTTCGTGGACCGAGCTGATATAAAGCAGTACATCGGGCCCCCGAGCGCCAGCGCCATATTCCACATCTATCTGTCCTGTCTGGAGGAGCTGATGAAG CGTCACATCATCTACCCCAGACAGCAGCTGCTGAGTTTGGAGGAACTGGGCACCATGAACTTCATGGAGAGCGACGTGACCCGTCTGAGCTTAACCCTGAGGAACCTGGCCCA GAGGAGCGTGGGACTCAGCGGACGAGCCTTGAGGAAAACCCCATTTCTGGCTCATGCGCTCTATGGGAAG